From Nicotiana tabacum cultivar K326 chromosome 22, ASM71507v2, whole genome shotgun sequence, one genomic window encodes:
- the LOC142175724 gene encoding uncharacterized protein LOC142175724, whose amino-acid sequence MKINLDDLDKLGHNICEDLVKYNKERWRKAFFQTFSKCDSVDNNICESFNTWILGPRHKTIISMLEEIRVKVMSKVAKMREFAETWQDGVYPMAMIVFNTNVEKSMRVDFMFNGDTCFELKDGPCKFIVDLRTGYRSCRSWELKGISCPYAITAMHFKRLDPSENIVHWYIKETYMKAYSHFIQPVPSMIIWPESSNPKVLPPPVQNMPGRARKNRRKEVGEIKRAEKLSKKGITMTCSICKASTHNMRSCPTRPTTNQEVASYLLPLLLSS is encoded by the coding sequence ATGAAAATAAATCTAGATGATCTTGATAAATTGGGTCATAACATTTGTGAAGACCTAGTTAAATATAACAAAGAAAGATGGCGCAAAGCATTCTTCCAAACATTCTCCAAGTGTGACAGTGTTGACAATAACATATGTGAAAGCTTCAATACTTGGATATTGGGCCCTAGACACAAGACAATCATATCAATGCTAGAGGAAATAAGGGTCAAAGTTATGAGTAAGGTAGCAAAGATGAGAGAATTTGCTGAAACTTGGCAGGATGGTGTATATCCAATGGCCATGATAGTGTTCAATACTAATGTTGAGAAGTCAATGAGGGTTGACTTCATGTTTAATGGAGATACATGCTTTGAACTCAAAGATGGTCCATGCAAGTTCATTGTAGATTTAAGAACAGGCTACCGCAGTTGCAGGTCTTGGGAACTGAAAGGCATTTCATGTCCATATGCTATAACAGCAATGCACTTCAAGAGACTTGATCCTTCAGAGAATATTGTACACTGGTACATAAAAGAGACCTACATGAAGGCATATTCACACTTCATACAACCAGTTCCCAGCATGATAATCTGGCCAGAAAGTAGTAACCCCAAGGTATTACCTCCTCCAGTTCAAAATATGCCTGGAAGGGcaagaaaaaatagaagaaaggaagttggagAAATAAAAAGGGCTGAAAAATTATCAAAGAAGGGAATAACTATGACATGCTCCATTTGCAAAGCAAGTACTCATAATATGAGGAGTTGTCCAACAAGACCAACAACTAATCAAGAGGTAGCTTCCTACCTTCTTCCTTTATTACTCTCTTCTTAG